A region of uncultured Desulfobacter sp. DNA encodes the following proteins:
- a CDS encoding transporter, with amino-acid sequence MKKQLMCITGMLISIIICTTAWADVLDPLDNSSAPVGTKVLVSYFGYQHLPEYENENGTTVDIGTDVTYAAIRPVYFAGKVFGKTWGVNAVIQVLSTAVDGGDTADGLGDLVVGPFIFLYENFEDQVFLSFWEFAYTPTGADEVSNDSWWFQHQLAFGWYPGPWSFDACLNYWQKDEDAAGDDVSDAVEVEAAVAYAVTKKLRVGVQAAWWKDFDDIESGGVSLPGTQGENLKLGLNLGYMLQENLMVNLRYMHDVESKAFTKGSWTYLRLSYVF; translated from the coding sequence ATGAAAAAGCAATTAATGTGTATCACTGGGATGTTAATTTCCATAATTATCTGTACAACGGCTTGGGCAGATGTCTTAGATCCTTTGGACAACAGTTCGGCCCCGGTCGGCACCAAGGTGCTTGTCAGCTATTTCGGCTACCAGCATCTGCCGGAATATGAAAACGAAAACGGCACCACTGTGGATATCGGGACAGACGTGACCTATGCCGCAATCAGGCCGGTTTATTTTGCAGGAAAAGTGTTCGGGAAAACCTGGGGGGTCAATGCGGTTATCCAGGTTCTAAGCACTGCCGTCGATGGGGGCGATACTGCAGACGGCCTTGGGGATCTTGTGGTCGGTCCGTTTATCTTCCTTTATGAAAATTTTGAAGACCAGGTGTTTCTTTCCTTCTGGGAGTTTGCCTATACCCCCACGGGGGCCGATGAGGTCAGCAATGATTCCTGGTGGTTCCAGCACCAGCTGGCCTTTGGTTGGTATCCTGGCCCCTGGTCCTTTGACGCGTGCCTGAATTACTGGCAAAAAGACGAGGATGCAGCAGGAGATGATGTGTCGGATGCGGTTGAAGTGGAAGCGGCAGTCGCCTATGCCGTCACGAAAAAATTGCGTGTCGGGGTTCAGGCGGCCTGGTGGAAAGACTTTGACGATATTGAATCCGGCGGTGTCAGCCTGCCCGGCACCCAGGGAGAAAATTTAAAACTGGGCCTCAACCTGGGCTATATGCTGCAGGAAAATCTCATGGTCAATTTAAGATACATGCACGACGTGGAGTCTAAAGCGTTTACAAAAGGCTCCTGGACATATCTGCGACTTTCTTACGTATTTTGA